A section of the Solitalea canadensis DSM 3403 genome encodes:
- a CDS encoding tandem-95 repeat protein, with product MNKLYKYFKRRAIIAVTSLFALLPTLIHAEGSKDLHPYSLTSTGYRALLASSTIAPSNYRSIVNQGRMFVYAKAGEKIYLGSSAQGMGAGTIKLTAPNGTLYNTSNSTTIGRISDRFQELKGPSQLTAGGYNAFVQTVLAAEEGIWIIDFIAPVDVDPSPTSVASHSLKAAEDSNPAVPSWSSTNQSSTKPFIIAWDVTVANGTTAIPGRLFMNVFTASMGGASNEYRGKLKVLTNDGFQFDVEGNGMTPYLFAFFSNNKGLRNLTTKDPVYKSANNTDIKNSDAAATLYDFHTPTALDDAANITHKLFYNTPDASMPAFAKITGSVVDVWLNPVLNIAKASNVKLTGIEGSPYMGTPPLNGGLIKFDATRNSNFRIEIDVNNDGDANDAVDRIIFGSAVAGSNSIVWDGKNGQGVAVANGTDIRISIVLFSGEVHFPLIDAENNPNGIKITRTNTGDNSKIIYWNDLALGGLDKSAEPGVDSNTGAHSWNSSFGDVRTIDTWAYKYDVPAVSPVTKIVLKQADLEVVSVTRTGGTSTCANVNVTYTVVARNNGPDHTTGAKFFFTVPAELTGLTAGTPTFTGTGAFTASNPTDSTYEATLDLNNGSSFSITFSGTVSARPASGTLTVKASMLRQPDVTDPDATDPSADVPTDPDAECNYGTVGCNNIKTSDYTILATPNAGTDQAVSCQSTFSLTAAGSGQTWSFVSGPATASIGASSGAVTGMTKKGTYRFKLANGSCDDLVDIVRNNCAPTSANITKTILEDRPYTFANTDFSFTDVDGDLLSSIRIDASPGIGTLKLNGINVTVGQIIPLADISKLVYTPVTDGNGSPYTTFTFSVNDGTVFSTASLTVTINVTPVNDAPVAINDAYSVNEDAVLTIAAKGVLTNDTDVENNTLTVVLVSGPAHGTLTLNADGSFTYTPTANFSGSDSFTYKANDGSSDSNVATVVITVNSVNDAPVANNDAKTTNEDVAVNGTVTATDVDGDALTFTKGSNPTNGSVVVNADGTYTYTPNTNFNGTDSFTVKASDGKGGESTATVTITVTPVNDSPVANNDAKTTNEDVAVSGTVPATDVDGDALTFTKGSNPTNGTVTVNPDGAYTYTPNTNFNGTDSFTVKASDGKGGESTATVTITVTPVNDAPVAVNDAYSVNEDAVLTIAAKGVLTNDTDVENNTLTAVLVSGPTHGTLTLNADGSFTYTPTANYSGSDSFTYKANDGSSDSNVATVTLTVTPVNDAPVAVNDVYSVNEDVVLTIAAKGVLTNDTDVENNTLTAVLVSGPAHGTLTLNADGSFTYTPTANFNGIDSFTYKANDGSSDSNVATVVITVNSVNDAPVANNDAKATNEDVAVNGTVTATDVDGDALTFTKGSNPTNGSVVVNADGTYTYTPNTNFNGTDSFTVKASDGKGGESTATVTITVTPVNDSPVANNDAKTTSEDVAVSGTVTATDVDGDALTFTKGSNPTNGTVTVNPDGAYTYTPNTNFNGTDSFTVKASDGKGGESTATVTITVTPVNDAPVAVNDAYSVNEDAVLTIAAKGVLTNDTDVENNTLTAVLVSGPTHGTLTLNADGSFTYTPTANYSGSDSFTYKANDGSSDSNVATVTLTVTPVNDAPVAVNDVYSVNEDVVLTIAAKGVLTNDTDVENNTLTAVLVSGPAHGTLTLNADGSFTYTPTANFNGIDSFTYKANDGSSDSNVATVAITVNSVNDAPVANNDAKTTSEDVAVSGTVTATDVDGDALTFTKGSNPTNGTVTVNPDGAYTYTPNTNFNGTDSFTVKASDGKGGESTATVTITVTPVNDAPVAVNDAYSVNEDAVLTIAAKGVLTNDTDVENDALTAVLVAGPTHGTLTLNADGSFTYTPTANFSGSDSFTYKANDGSSDSNVATVAITVNSVNDAPVANNDAKTTNEDVAVNGTVTATDVDGDALTFTKGSNPTNGSVVVNADGTYTYTPSANFNGTDSFTVKASDGKGGESTATMTITVTPVNDAPVANNDAKTTNEDVTVNGTVTATDVDGDALTFTKGSNPTNGSVVVNADGTYTYTPNANFNGTDSFTVKASDGKGGESTATVTITVTPVNDAPVAVNDSYSVNEDVVLTIAAKGVLTNDTDVENNTLTAVLVSGPTHGTLTLNADGSFTYTPTANFSGSDSFTYKANDGSSDSNVATVAITVNSVNDAPVANNDAKTTNEDVAVNGTVTATDVDGDALTFTKGSNPTNGSVVVNADGTYTYMPNANFNGTDSFTVKASDGKGGESTATVTITVTPVKDAPVANNDAKTTSEDVAVNGTVTATDVDGDTLTFTKGSNPTNGTVTVNADGTYTYTPNANFNGTDSFTVKASDGKGGESTATVTITVTPVNDAPIVTTNPVTTEENKLVSGKVTSTDVDGDTLIAEKGTDPTNGTVVVNPDGTYTYTPKPGFNGKDSFEIVVKDGKGGETKVVVDVTVTPVNDAPVASNDSKTTNEDTPVNGKVAATDPDGDTLIFTKGNNPSNGTVVVNPDGTYTYTPNTDFNGKDSFEIVIKDGKGGETTVVIEVTVNPVNDAPVASNDSKTTNEDTPVNGKVTATDAEGDALTFTKGSNPTNGSVVVNIDGTYTYTPNADFNGKDSFDFIIKDGKGGETKVVIDVTVTPVNDAPIVTVDPVSTDENKPVTGKVTAKDADGDAPTAEKGTDPTNGTVVVNPDGTYTYTPKPGFNGKDSFEIVVKDGKGGETKVIVDVTVSPVNDAPVASNDNKTTNEDTPVSGKITATDADGDAMTFIKGSNPSNGTVVVNADGTYTYTPNADFNGTDSFTVKVSDGKGGETTATITITVKAVNDAPVVTAGPVTTTENTPVSGKVTSTDADGDPLTAEKGTDPANGTVVVNPDGTYTYTPKPGFNGKDSFEIVVKDGKGGETKVVVDVTVDPANNTADLMIEKRIVKSTSDLKVGDWVQYEIVVTSKGPAKATNVKVADKLMTLLGKPEDVKSDIGNVTYSDAAHGIDWVIGIMDANTKATLTFKSQIVKAGKLTNSATVSSDVKDDNTVNNTGTTPVDVVDNKPVFVPNAFTPNGDGKNERFTIPGIEQYPGSTLHIFNRWGNEVFYSGSYDNEWVGQGLSEGTYFYILTINKLEGKTIQKGWVLLKR from the coding sequence ATGAATAAACTCTACAAGTATTTTAAGCGAAGGGCAATTATAGCAGTGACCTCACTGTTTGCATTGCTTCCAACTTTGATACATGCCGAAGGGAGTAAGGACTTACATCCATACAGCCTAACCTCTACGGGGTATCGGGCATTGCTTGCAAGTTCTACGATTGCACCTTCGAATTATAGAAGTATTGTTAATCAGGGACGAATGTTTGTGTATGCCAAAGCCGGCGAGAAAATCTACCTCGGCTCAAGTGCGCAAGGTATGGGAGCCGGAACTATAAAGTTAACCGCCCCTAACGGGACATTATACAATACTTCGAATTCAACGACAATAGGTCGTATTAGCGATCGCTTTCAGGAATTAAAAGGTCCTTCTCAATTAACAGCGGGAGGCTATAATGCATTTGTTCAAACCGTATTAGCGGCAGAAGAAGGTATTTGGATTATAGACTTTATTGCACCTGTTGATGTAGACCCCTCACCAACTTCTGTAGCGAGCCATAGTTTAAAAGCAGCTGAAGATTCTAATCCGGCTGTTCCCTCTTGGTCCTCGACCAACCAATCGAGTACCAAACCATTTATTATTGCTTGGGATGTTACAGTAGCAAACGGAACTACAGCTATTCCCGGACGATTATTTATGAATGTATTTACTGCTTCTATGGGGGGAGCAAGTAATGAATACAGAGGTAAATTAAAAGTATTAACGAATGATGGGTTTCAGTTTGATGTGGAAGGAAACGGAATGACGCCTTATTTATTTGCATTCTTCTCAAATAATAAAGGCTTACGTAATCTGACTACTAAAGACCCTGTTTATAAAAGTGCCAATAACACTGATATTAAGAATAGTGATGCGGCCGCTACTCTGTATGATTTTCATACTCCTACAGCATTAGACGATGCCGCAAATATTACTCACAAGCTTTTTTACAATACACCCGATGCATCGATGCCTGCCTTTGCAAAAATTACGGGCAGTGTCGTTGATGTTTGGTTAAATCCGGTTCTTAATATAGCTAAAGCAAGTAATGTAAAACTTACAGGTATTGAGGGTTCTCCCTACATGGGAACACCACCTCTGAATGGAGGCTTAATTAAGTTTGATGCAACACGTAACAGTAACTTCAGGATAGAAATTGATGTCAATAATGATGGAGACGCAAATGACGCTGTAGACCGGATTATTTTTGGTTCTGCTGTTGCAGGGAGCAATAGTATCGTTTGGGATGGAAAAAATGGTCAAGGCGTTGCCGTTGCCAATGGTACAGATATTCGCATAAGTATTGTTCTCTTTTCAGGAGAAGTACACTTTCCTTTGATTGATGCTGAAAACAATCCAAACGGTATTAAGATTACGAGAACTAATACAGGTGACAACAGTAAGATCATCTATTGGAATGACCTTGCATTAGGTGGTTTGGATAAAAGTGCTGAACCCGGAGTGGATAGTAATACTGGGGCACATAGTTGGAACAGTAGTTTTGGTGATGTAAGGACGATTGATACTTGGGCATATAAATACGATGTACCAGCCGTTTCTCCGGTTACAAAGATTGTTTTAAAACAGGCCGATTTAGAAGTAGTAAGTGTTACTAGAACCGGTGGTACATCAACATGTGCAAACGTTAATGTAACCTATACAGTTGTTGCAAGAAACAATGGTCCGGATCATACAACAGGGGCCAAATTTTTCTTTACAGTCCCGGCAGAGCTAACTGGCTTAACTGCAGGAACTCCAACATTTACAGGAACCGGAGCATTCACAGCTTCAAATCCTACCGACTCAACTTACGAGGCAACTCTTGATCTGAATAATGGAAGTTCATTTAGCATCACTTTTTCCGGAACAGTAAGTGCTCGACCGGCTAGCGGCACATTAACGGTAAAAGCAAGTATGTTGCGTCAACCGGATGTTACCGACCCTGATGCAACGGACCCAAGTGCGGATGTTCCAACCGATCCTGACGCCGAATGTAATTATGGTACGGTTGGTTGTAATAACATTAAAACTAGTGATTATACCATTTTAGCTACTCCGAATGCAGGAACCGATCAAGCGGTATCTTGTCAATCTACATTTTCATTAACTGCAGCGGGAAGTGGTCAAACATGGTCATTTGTTTCAGGTCCGGCAACTGCTTCAATCGGAGCATCGAGTGGGGCAGTAACAGGAATGACTAAGAAAGGTACCTATCGATTCAAATTAGCTAATGGTTCATGTGATGATCTGGTAGATATTGTACGTAATAATTGCGCTCCAACATCTGCTAATATTACCAAGACGATTTTAGAAGATAGACCATATACTTTTGCCAATACAGATTTCAGTTTTACAGATGTTGATGGAGACCTATTGTCTTCGATCCGCATTGATGCTTCACCTGGTATTGGTACATTGAAACTAAATGGTATTAATGTTACTGTAGGGCAAATTATCCCGTTAGCAGATATTTCCAAATTGGTTTACACACCAGTTACAGATGGAAACGGTAGCCCCTACACTACGTTTACATTCAGCGTAAATGACGGGACTGTATTTAGTACTGCCTCATTAACTGTAACTATCAATGTAACACCCGTAAATGATGCACCCGTAGCAATAAACGATGCTTATTCAGTTAATGAAGATGCCGTTTTAACCATTGCCGCTAAAGGAGTGTTAACGAATGATACCGATGTTGAGAATAATACCTTAACAGTCGTGTTGGTTTCAGGTCCAGCTCATGGAACCTTAACCTTAAATGCAGACGGTTCATTTACCTATACCCCAACTGCTAACTTTAGTGGAAGCGACAGCTTTACCTATAAAGCCAATGATGGCAGCTCGGATAGTAATGTAGCAACAGTTGTAATCACTGTTAACTCAGTTAACGATGCACCGGTAGCCAATAACGATGCTAAAACCACCAACGAAGATGTGGCTGTTAACGGAACGGTTACCGCAACAGATGTGGACGGCGATGCATTGACCTTTACCAAAGGTTCTAACCCAACTAATGGATCGGTAGTTGTAAACGCTGACGGAACTTATACTTATACCCCAAACACGAACTTTAACGGAACCGATAGTTTCACGGTAAAAGCAAGTGATGGTAAGGGTGGCGAGTCTACAGCCACAGTAACCATTACGGTTACTCCGGTAAATGACAGTCCAGTTGCCAATAACGATGCTAAAACCACCAACGAAGATGTAGCCGTAAGTGGAACGGTTCCCGCTACAGATGTGGATGGTGATGCATTAACCTTTACCAAAGGTTCTAACCCAACCAACGGAACAGTAACGGTAAATCCGGACGGAGCCTATACTTATACCCCAAACACGAACTTTAACGGAACCGATAGTTTCACGGTAAAAGCAAGTGATGGAAAAGGTGGCGAGTCAACTGCCACAGTAACCATTACGGTTACTCCGGTAAATGATGCACCCGTAGCAGTAAACGATGCTTACTCAGTTAATGAAGATGCTGTTTTAACCATTGCCGCTAAAGGCGTGTTAACGAATGATACCGATGTTGAGAATAATACCTTAACAGCCGTGTTGGTTTCAGGTCCGACTCATGGAACCTTAACCTTAAATGCAGACGGTTCATTTACCTATACTCCAACAGCTAATTATAGCGGAAGTGATAGCTTTACGTATAAGGCTAATGATGGTAGCTCAGATAGTAATGTTGCTACGGTTACACTTACTGTAACACCGGTGAATGATGCACCAGTAGCAGTAAACGATGTTTACTCTGTTAATGAAGATGTGGTATTGACCATTGCAGCCAAAGGCGTGTTAACGAATGATACCGATGTGGAAAATAATACCTTAACAGCCGTGTTGGTTTCTGGTCCGGCTCACGGAACCTTAACCTTAAATGCAGACGGTTCATTTACCTATACCCCAACTGCTAACTTTAACGGAATCGACAGCTTTACCTATAAAGCCAATGATGGCAGCTCGGATAGTAATGTAGCAACAGTTGTAATCACTGTTAACTCAGTTAACGATGCACCGGTAGCCAATAACGATGCTAAAGCCACTAATGAAGATGTAGCCGTTAACGGAACAGTTACTGCAACAGACGTGGATGGTGATGCCTTAACCTTTACCAAAGGTTCTAACCCAACTAATGGATCGGTAGTTGTAAATGCTGACGGAACTTATACTTATACCCCAAACACGAACTTTAACGGAACCGATAGTTTCACGGTAAAAGCAAGTGATGGTAAGGGTGGCGAGTCTACAGCCACAGTAACCATTACGGTTACTCCGGTAAATGACAGTCCAGTTGCCAATAACGATGCAAAAACCACTAGTGAAGATGTAGCCGTAAGTGGAACGGTTACCGCTACAGATGTGGATGGTGATGCATTAACCTTTACCAAAGGTTCTAACCCAACCAACGGAACAGTAACGGTAAATCCGGACGGAGCCTATACTTATACCCCAAACACGAACTTTAACGGAACCGATAGTTTCACGGTAAAAGCAAGTGATGGAAAAGGTGGCGAGTCAACTGCCACAGTAACCATTACGGTTACTCCGGTAAATGATGCACCCGTAGCAGTAAACGATGCTTACTCAGTTAATGAAGATGCTGTTTTAACCATTGCCGCTAAAGGCGTGTTAACGAATGATACCGATGTTGAGAATAATACCTTAACAGCCGTGTTGGTTTCAGGTCCGACTCATGGAACCTTAACCTTAAATGCAGACGGTTCATTTACCTATACTCCAACAGCTAATTATAGCGGAAGTGATAGCTTTACGTATAAGGCTAATGATGGTAGCTCAGATAGTAATGTTGCTACGGTTACACTTACTGTAACACCGGTGAATGATGCACCAGTAGCAGTAAACGATGTTTACTCTGTTAATGAAGATGTGGTATTGACCATTGCAGCCAAAGGCGTGTTAACGAATGATACCGATGTGGAAAATAATACCTTAACAGCCGTGTTGGTTTCTGGTCCGGCTCACGGAACCTTAACCTTAAATGCAGACGGTTCATTTACCTATACCCCAACTGCTAACTTTAACGGAATCGACAGCTTTACCTATAAAGCCAATGATGGCAGCTCGGATAGTAATGTAGCAACAGTTGCAATCACTGTTAATTCAGTTAACGATGCACCAGTTGCCAATAACGATGCAAAAACCACTAGTGAAGATGTAGCCGTAAGTGGAACGGTTACCGCTACAGATGTGGATGGTGATGCATTAACCTTTACCAAAGGTTCTAACCCAACCAACGGAACAGTAACGGTAAATCCGGACGGAGCCTATACTTATACCCCAAACACGAACTTTAACGGAACCGATAGTTTCACGGTAAAAGCAAGTGATGGAAAAGGTGGCGAGTCAACTGCCACAGTAACCATTACGGTTACTCCGGTAAATGATGCACCCGTAGCAGTAAACGATGCTTACTCAGTTAATGAAGATGCTGTTTTAACCATTGCCGCTAAAGGCGTGTTAACGAATGATACCGATGTAGAAAATGATGCCTTGACAGCAGTTTTGGTTGCAGGTCCGACTCACGGAACCTTAACCTTAAATGCAGACGGTTCATTTACCTATACACCAACTGCTAACTTTAGTGGAAGCGACAGCTTTACCTATAAAGCCAATGATGGCAGCTCGGATAGTAATGTAGCAACAGTTGCAATTACTGTTAATTCAGTTAACGATGCACCAGTAGCCAATAACGATGCTAAAACCACCAACGAAGATGTAGCTGTTAACGGAACCGTTACCGCAACAGACGTGGATGGTGATGCATTGACCTTTACCAAAGGTTCTAACCCAACTAATGGATCGGTAGTTGTAAATGCTGACGGAACCTATACTTATACGCCAAGCGCGAACTTTAACGGAACCGATAGTTTCACGGTAAAAGCTAGCGATGGAAAAGGTGGCGAGTCTACAGCCACAATGACCATTACGGTTACTCCGGTGAACGATGCACCAGTAGCCAATAATGATGCTAAAACCACCAACGAAGATGTAACTGTTAACGGAACCGTTACAGCAACAGATGTGGACGGTGATGCATTAACCTTTACCAAAGGTTCTAACCCAACCAACGGATCGGTAGTTGTAAACGCTGACGGAACTTATACTTATACGCCAAACGCAAACTTCAACGGAACCGATAGTTTCACGGTAAAAGCAAGCGACGGAAAAGGTGGTGAGTCAACTGCCACAGTAACCATTACGGTTACTCCGGTAAATGATGCGCCGGTTGCAGTTAATGACAGCTATTCAGTTAATGAAGATGTGGTATTGACCATTGCAGCCAAAGGCGTGTTAACGAATGATACCGATGTAGAAAATAATACCTTAACAGCCGTGTTGGTTTCTGGTCCGACTCACGGAACCTTAACCTTAAATGCAGACGGTTCATTTACCTATACACCAACTGCTAACTTTAGTGGAAGCGACAGCTTTACCTATAAAGCCAATGATGGCAGCTCGGATAGTAATGTAGCAACAGTTGCAATTACTGTTAATTCAGTTAACGATGCACCGGTAGCCAATAACGATGCTAAAACCACCAACGAAGATGTAGCTGTTAACGGAACGGTTACCGCAACAGACGTGGATGGTGATGCCTTAACCTTTACCAAGGGTTCTAACCCAACTAATGGATCGGTAGTTGTAAATGCTGACGGAACCTATACTTATATGCCAAACGCAAACTTCAACGGAACCGATAGTTTCACGGTAAAAGCCAGCGACGGAAAAGGTGGTGAGTCAACTGCCACAGTAACCATTACGGTTACTCCGGTGAAAGATGCACCAGTAGCCAATAACGATGCCAAAACCACCAGTGAAGATGTGGCTGTTAACGGAACGGTTACCGCAACAGATGTGGACGGTGATACATTAACCTTTACCAAAGGTTCTAACCCAACCAATGGAACAGTTACTGTAAACGCGGACGGAACCTACACTTATACGCCAAACGCAAACTTCAACGGAACCGATAGTTTCACGGTAAAAGCAAGCGACGGAAAAGGTGGTGAGTCGACTGCCACGGTAACCATTACGGTTACTCCGGTAAATGATGCACCTATAGTTACTACAAATCCTGTAACAACAGAGGAGAATAAACTAGTAAGCGGTAAAGTAACTTCAACAGATGTTGACGGAGATACTTTAATAGCAGAAAAAGGTACTGATCCAACTAATGGTACAGTAGTAGTAAATCCTGACGGAACTTACACTTACACTCCGAAGCCAGGCTTTAACGGCAAAGATTCTTTTGAAATCGTTGTGAAAGATGGTAAGGGAGGAGAAACCAAAGTTGTTGTTGACGTAACAGTAACTCCTGTAAACGATGCTCCTGTGGCTAGTAATGATAGTAAAACCACTAACGAGGATACTCCTGTAAATGGAAAAGTTGCTGCAACGGATCCTGATGGAGATACCTTGATCTTCACAAAAGGCAATAATCCTTCAAACGGAACTGTAGTAGTAAATCCTGACGGAACTTATACTTACACCCCTAATACTGATTTCAATGGTAAAGATTCATTTGAGATCGTAATTAAGGACGGAAAAGGTGGTGAAACTACGGTTGTAATTGAAGTAACTGTTAATCCGGTGAATGATGCTCCTGTAGCAAGCAATGACAGCAAAACCACTAATGAGGATACTCCTGTAAACGGCAAGGTTACTGCAACTGATGCTGAAGGAGATGCATTAACCTTTACAAAAGGCTCTAATCCTACTAACGGAAGTGTCGTTGTAAACATTGACGGAACTTATACTTATACACCTAATGCAGATTTCAATGGAAAGGATTCATTTGACTTCATTATTAAAGATGGTAAAGGTGGGGAAACCAAGGTAGTAATTGATGTTACAGTTACTCCGGTGAATGATGCGCCTATAGTTACCGTTGATCCTGTATCAACAGATGAGAATAAACCTGTAACTGGTAAAGTAACTGCTAAGGATGCTGATGGCGATGCGCCTACAGCTGAAAAAGGTACCGATCCTACAAACGGAACAGTGGTTGTAAATCCTGATGGGACTTATACCTACACCCCGAAACCGGGCTTTAATGGCAAAGATTCATTTGAGATTGTTGTTAAAGATGGTAAAGGTGGTGAAACTAAGGTTATTGTTGATGTAACTGTTAGTCCTGTAAATGATGCTCCGGTTGCAAGTAATGATAACAAAACCACTAATGAGGACACTCCGGTAAGCGGAAAAATTACTGCTACGGATGCTGATGGTGATGCAATGACCTTTATCAAAGGTTCAAATCCATCAAACGGAACGGTGGTAGTAAATGCTGATGGTACTTACACTTACACTCCAAATGCTGACTTTAATGGAACAGATAGTTTCACTGTGAAAGTAAGCGATGGAAAAGGTGGTGAAACTACAGCAACAATTACGATCACTGTTAAAGCAGTAAACGATGCTCCTGTAGTAACTGCAGGTCCTGTTACAACAACCGAAAATACACCTGTAAGTGGTAAAGTAACTTCTACAGATGCAGATGGGGATCCATTAACAGCAGAGAAGGGAACTGACCCTGCTAATGGAACGGTTGTAGTAAATCCTGACGGAACTTACACTTACACTCCGAAACCTGGCTTTAATGGAAAGGATTCATTTGAAATCGTAGTTAAAGACGGTAAAGGTGGAGAAACCAAAGTTGTTGTCGACGTAACAGTTGATCCTGCAAATAACACCGCTGATTTAATGATTGAAAAGAGAATTGTTAAGTCAACAAGCGACTTGAAAGTGGGTGACTGGGTGCAGTATGAAATTGTAGTAACCAGTAAAGGTCCTGCAAAAGCAACGAATGTAAAAGTAGCCGATAAACTGATGACTCTCCTAGGTAAACCTGAAGATGTTAAGTCAGACATAGGTAACGTTACTTATTCAGATGCTGCTCATGGCATTGATTGGGTAATTGGTATAATGGATGCAAATACAAAAGCGACCCTGACATTCAAATCGCAAATTGTTAAGGCAGGTAAATTAACTAACTCGGCGACTGTTTCATCTGATGTTAAAGATGATAATACCGTAAATAATACAGGTACAACTCCTGTAGATGTGGTGGATAATAAACCGGTGTTTGTTCCTAATGCATTTACTCCGAATGGTGATGGTAAAAATGAACGCTTCACTATTCCTGGAATTGAGCAATATCCTGGAAGTACGCTCCATATTTTCAATCGTTGGGGTAATGAGGTGTTTTACTCTGGTAGTTACGACAATGAATGGGTCGGACAAGGTTTAAGTGAAGGAACTTATTTCTATATCCTGACGATCAATAAACTTGAAGGTAAGACCATTCAAAAAGGCTGGGTCTTATTAAAACGCTAA
- a CDS encoding PorP/SprF family type IX secretion system membrane protein — MKRIYKVVATVLLAISANSTFAQQNVQFSQYVFNGLAVNPAYAGYKEEWTAQVLYRTQWVNLPGAPKTGTLSIDGLTDFNRKNMGLGFQVTTDQLGPQKTFSAYANYSYRLRLDEYDTKRLCFGLGLGISQYSLTGDDLTYIDLDDQGIPVGTQSTMSPDLRFGVYYYSPNFYAGASVMDLFADYMATKLQGVDATFPVIKKTRHYYVTAGGLIQLNEKISWKPSFLVKDDFNGPTNLDLTSFLAYDNKVWLGASWRTGIKLWGQDHLKSNLRMADAYSILAQFYVSDRFRVGYAYDHSLNDLSSYEDGSHEISLSFSIPSRKRAEKVLSPRYF; from the coding sequence ATGAAAAGAATATATAAAGTGGTAGCAACAGTATTATTGGCGATTTCTGCCAATAGCACCTTTGCTCAACAAAATGTACAATTCAGCCAGTATGTTTTTAACGGGTTGGCTGTAAACCCTGCCTACGCTGGATACAAAGAAGAGTGGACTGCTCAGGTGTTATATCGTACCCAATGGGTTAATTTACCGGGCGCTCCTAAAACAGGTACTTTGTCGATTGACGGACTTACCGATTTCAATCGCAAGAATATGGGCCTAGGTTTCCAGGTAACAACGGATCAGCTTGGCCCTCAGAAAACATTTTCTGCTTATGCAAATTACTCTTACCGTTTACGGTTAGATGAGTATGATACCAAACGTCTATGCTTCGGTTTAGGTTTAGGAATCTCCCAATACTCATTGACAGGTGATGATTTAACCTACATAGATCTTGATGATCAAGGGATTCCGGTTGGTACTCAATCTACAATGTCTCCGGATTTGCGCTTTGGGGTTTATTACTACTCGCCTAATTTTTATGCAGGAGCGTCAGTAATGGATCTGTTTGCAGATTATATGGCAACCAAACTTCAGGGTGTTGATGCTACTTTTCCTGTTATTAAGAAAACGAGGCACTATTATGTAACTGCAGGAGGTTTAATCCAGCTAAATGAAAAGATCAGTTGGAAACCATCATTCCTTGTTAAGGATGATTTCAATGGACCGACCAACCTGGATCTTACTTCATTTTTGGCGTACGATAATAAAGTATGGTTAGGTGCATCATGGAGAACGGGAATTAAATTATGGGGTCAGGATCACCTGAAGTCGAACCTCCGAATGGCCGATGCTTATTCAATATTAGCTCAGTTTTATGTAAGCGACCGTTTCAGAGTAGGTTATGCATATGACCATTCACTGAATGATTTAAGTAGTTATGAGGATGGTTCACATGAGATCTCTTTATCATTTAGTATTCCATCAAGGAAAAGAGCAGAGAAGGTGTTAAGTCCAAGATATTTTTAA